One stretch of Acidobacteriota bacterium DNA includes these proteins:
- the cdd gene encoding cytidine deaminase, whose translation MDSTIGRGSTVEMISDDELIAQARDARRWAHAPYSNFNVGAALLSSDGRVFTGCNVENSTYGLSMCAERVAIFKAISEGASEISRVAVVTDHEHIAPPCGCCRQMIWEFSGDKTEVILANLSGDVRRYGIRDLLPEAFDARYLEGVS comes from the coding sequence ATGGACAGCACGATCGGCAGAGGAAGCACTGTTGAAATGATAAGTGATGATGAATTGATAGCACAGGCGAGGGACGCGCGCCGCTGGGCTCACGCGCCTTACTCGAACTTCAACGTGGGAGCCGCGCTGCTCAGCTCGGACGGCCGCGTGTTCACCGGGTGCAACGTTGAGAACTCCACATACGGACTGAGCATGTGCGCCGAGCGGGTCGCGATCTTCAAAGCGATTAGCGAAGGCGCGAGCGAGATCTCCAGAGTCGCCGTCGTTACCGATCACGAACACATCGCGCCCCCGTGCGGGTGCTGTCGCCAGATGATCTGGGAGTTTTCCGGCGATAAAACCGAGGTGATCCTGGCTAACCTCTCCGGCGATGTTCGCCGCTATGGAATACGCGACCTGCTGCCTGAAGCATTCGACGCTCGATACCTCGAAGGTGTAAGCTAG
- a CDS encoding Wzz/FepE/Etk N-terminal domain-containing protein: protein MRIKETVSVMAEENRETFDQEIRLDSFFKWVWRGKWLIILLVIVASGVAAMMALRQPELHTATALVEVGRVWGKQLKDIYVTVEIANSPGFIQEVADKAGIKPGQLARSVQVGAVESGVPHSIYPILIRVTAKTESADESVRLAQTVADEIVARHEKLFDEAIAPHLERQLQLEQQLRVQSSPSDLAFRVEAELAEVKANNSSPTSTEKTHLVEKVVPGATTRPEIWRGAATAGLIAALVGVALACLLGYYKAAPRN, encoded by the coding sequence ATGAGGATAAAAGAAACTGTGTCCGTGATGGCCGAGGAAAACCGAGAGACGTTTGATCAGGAGATTCGGCTCGACAGTTTCTTCAAGTGGGTCTGGCGCGGCAAATGGTTGATCATCCTCCTGGTGATAGTCGCCAGCGGCGTGGCTGCGATGATGGCTCTAAGGCAGCCCGAACTGCACACCGCAACCGCGCTCGTCGAAGTTGGCCGCGTGTGGGGCAAGCAGCTCAAAGACATTTACGTGACCGTCGAGATTGCCAACAGCCCGGGCTTCATCCAGGAAGTCGCAGATAAAGCAGGCATCAAGCCCGGCCAGCTCGCCCGGAGTGTTCAGGTGGGCGCGGTCGAATCGGGTGTGCCGCACTCAATTTATCCGATTCTGATCCGGGTGACCGCCAAGACTGAGAGCGCGGACGAATCGGTGAGGCTCGCCCAGACTGTGGCAGACGAGATAGTTGCGCGTCACGAGAAGTTGTTTGACGAAGCGATTGCGCCGCACCTCGAGCGCCAGCTCCAGCTCGAGCAGCAGTTGCGAGTCCAATCGTCACCCTCCGACCTCGCATTCAGAGTCGAAGCGGAGCTGGCCGAGGTGAAAGCCAACAACTCATCGCCGACCTCGACCGAGAAGACTCACTTGGTTGAGAAAGTCGTGCCGGGCGCGACGACTCGTCCGGAAATCTGGCGAGGCGCCGCAACGGCGGGGTTGATCGCTGCACTAGTGGGGGTCGCGCTCGCGTGTTTGCTGGGCTATTACAAGGCCGCGCCGCGAAACTGA
- the udk gene encoding uridine kinase, whose protein sequence is MIIGISGGTGSGKTTVAQKIIAPVGAENVVYLQQDSYYRNLGDMPLDLRHRVNYDHPDAFDTELLINHLEALRAGEAIEQPDYDYPTHSRKAETIHVEPRPVIVLEGILVFVSSQMRGLMDLKIFVDTDADIRFIRRLDRDVHERGRSVESVINQYTTTVRPMHLQFVEPSKRYADIIIPEGGFNDVGIDLITGKIRSFLGRSADQDTLPIRSDGRESERPEFTS, encoded by the coding sequence ATGATTATCGGCATCAGCGGGGGAACCGGCTCAGGCAAAACTACCGTCGCTCAGAAGATCATCGCGCCTGTCGGCGCCGAGAACGTTGTTTACCTTCAACAGGACTCTTACTATCGCAACCTCGGCGATATGCCCCTCGACCTTCGGCACCGCGTCAACTACGACCATCCCGACGCATTCGATACCGAGTTATTGATAAACCACCTTGAAGCATTGCGGGCAGGTGAAGCCATCGAGCAGCCGGACTACGACTACCCCACACACTCGCGCAAAGCCGAAACGATTCACGTCGAACCGCGCCCGGTTATCGTCCTTGAAGGCATCCTGGTTTTTGTGAGCTCGCAGATGCGCGGGCTGATGGATCTGAAGATATTTGTCGACACCGACGCGGACATACGCTTCATTAGGCGGCTCGATCGCGACGTGCATGAACGCGGGCGCTCGGTTGAATCCGTGATCAACCAGTACACGACCACAGTGCGGCCGATGCACCTCCAGTTTGTCGAGCCGTCAAAACGCTACGCCGACATCATAATTCCCGAGGGCGGATTCAACGATGTGGGGATTGATTTGATCACCGGAAAGATCAGGTCGTTCCTTGGCCGGTCAGCCGATCAGGACACGCTCCCCATCCGATCGGACGGCAGGGAAAGCGAACGGCCGGAGTTTACCAGCTAA
- a CDS encoding ABC transporter permease has translation MKSLLKELMFPLIAVVAAFLVGGIIVWMVGESPLLVYELFFTSAFGSVDGIGYTLFYATPLIFTGLAVAVAFKCGLLNIGAEGQLIVAAFATAWVGLVLPGWPALLVMLLAMLAAVLAGGVWAGIPGVLKAKFGAHEVITTIMMNFIAAGLVSYLTQYHYRRQGDPILETLPIAEKVGGSVAGPHIPRMSALLAPLGISFPDRLPLNLAFLFALAACVVVYVFLWKTKWGYELRAVGINPSAAEYGGISVARNIVMAMFISGMLAGMVGINDVLGYRYRYYHNFSANYGFTGIAVALLGRNHPVGVLLAAILFGALIRSGLFIDIFTGVSKDWVVILQAIIILFVACEGVFRGGAKRLIRGNV, from the coding sequence ATGAAGAGCTTGCTTAAAGAACTGATGTTCCCGCTGATTGCCGTCGTCGCGGCGTTTTTGGTTGGCGGCATCATCGTGTGGATGGTGGGCGAGAGCCCGCTGCTGGTGTACGAGCTCTTCTTCACCAGCGCATTCGGGTCGGTCGATGGTATCGGCTACACGCTGTTCTACGCGACGCCGCTGATCTTCACCGGACTCGCCGTGGCGGTTGCATTCAAGTGCGGCTTGCTGAACATCGGCGCAGAAGGACAACTGATCGTCGCCGCGTTTGCCACGGCTTGGGTTGGGCTGGTGTTGCCGGGTTGGCCGGCGCTTCTAGTGATGCTGCTTGCGATGCTCGCGGCCGTCCTCGCCGGCGGAGTGTGGGCCGGAATTCCGGGCGTGCTCAAGGCGAAGTTCGGCGCCCACGAAGTCATCACCACGATCATGATGAACTTCATCGCTGCCGGCCTGGTTAGCTACCTGACTCAATATCACTATCGAAGGCAGGGAGACCCGATACTGGAGACGTTGCCCATAGCCGAGAAGGTAGGCGGGTCGGTGGCCGGACCACACATTCCGCGAATGAGCGCGCTGCTTGCTCCTCTGGGAATAAGCTTCCCGGATCGCTTGCCGTTGAACCTGGCCTTCCTGTTTGCGCTTGCAGCGTGCGTGGTCGTCTATGTTTTCCTGTGGAAGACGAAGTGGGGCTACGAGCTGCGCGCAGTCGGCATCAACCCATCCGCCGCGGAGTACGGCGGCATTTCGGTCGCGCGCAACATAGTGATGGCGATGTTCATCTCGGGCATGCTTGCCGGAATGGTCGGCATCAACGACGTGCTGGGTTATCGCTATCGCTACTATCACAACTTCTCGGCGAACTACGGCTTCACCGGAATCGCGGTGGCGTTGCTCGGGCGGAATCATCCGGTGGGTGTGCTGCTGGCGGCGATTTTGTTTGGCGCGCTGATAAGGTCCGGGTTGTTCATCGACATCTTCACCGGCGTGTCCAAGGATTGGGTTGTGATTTTGCAAGCTATTATCATTCTGTTCGTCGCGTGCGAAGGGGTCTTTAGGGGCGGCGCAAAGAGATTGATCCGTGGAAACGTCTGA
- a CDS encoding purine-nucleoside phosphorylase: MAIPLYDRASEASRYILANARARTPRVAVVLGSGLGAVSDAVEDGVEIPYAEIPHFVSSTVEGHAGKLIIGSCGGVDVALMKGRVHFYEGYSMEEVTLPVRVFSLMGIRSLILTNAAGGTAPHLLPGSLMAIIDHINTMGENPLRGPNDERFGPRFQDMTAVYTPAYVEAAHDVAREIGVVLFEGVYAALRGPSYETPAEIRMIRKLGADAVGMSTVPEATVARHCGMNVLAISCITNVAAGLTSAAINHSEVMSVGEQAGKQLAELIVRVIPRIAGSIAWGDS, translated from the coding sequence ATGGCAATTCCACTCTACGACAGAGCATCCGAAGCCTCGCGCTACATCCTGGCGAACGCCCGAGCCCGTACGCCGCGCGTTGCCGTTGTGCTTGGTTCAGGTCTCGGGGCGGTTTCCGATGCCGTTGAGGACGGAGTCGAAATCCCATATGCCGAGATACCTCACTTTGTCAGTTCAACCGTCGAGGGTCACGCCGGAAAGCTGATCATTGGGTCGTGCGGCGGAGTCGATGTCGCTCTGATGAAGGGCCGCGTCCACTTCTATGAAGGCTACTCGATGGAAGAGGTGACGCTACCGGTGCGAGTCTTCAGCTTGATGGGCATTCGCTCTCTGATCCTGACCAACGCGGCCGGAGGCACGGCGCCTCATCTGCTACCCGGTTCGCTGATGGCGATAATCGATCACATAAACACGATGGGTGAGAATCCGTTGCGAGGGCCAAACGACGAACGCTTCGGACCACGCTTTCAGGATATGACGGCGGTGTACACGCCCGCTTACGTCGAAGCCGCGCACGATGTCGCCCGCGAGATCGGCGTCGTTCTGTTTGAAGGAGTGTACGCGGCTCTGCGAGGACCGTCTTACGAAACGCCCGCCGAGATTCGAATGATCCGTAAGCTCGGAGCCGACGCAGTGGGAATGTCTACCGTCCCCGAAGCGACAGTGGCGCGGCACTGCGGAATGAACGTGCTGGCAATCTCATGCATAACCAACGTCGCCGCCGGGTTGACGAGCGCCGCGATCAACCACAGCGAAGTGATGTCTGTCGGCGAGCAAGCCGGAAAGCAACTCGCCGAGCTGATCGTTCGGGTCATCCCGCGAATCGCCGGCTCCATCGCATGGGGCGATTCATGA
- a CDS encoding ABC transporter permease: MLKTIVNLSLLASMVRYATPLTLASLGGMFSERGGVINIGLEGIMLAGAFTAAAVTVKVGNPWIGLLCAAAAGLLVALIHAVASIQFKADQVVVGTAINILFLGVPPLVSGALFESTGSTPQLPRGQTLPEWHIPLIDHVPVLKQLLSGLTPISYLAFALVPISYYVLFRTRFGLRLRAVGENPEAADTAGVSVYRLRYAGVLLSGVLAGIGGAYLSIAQNSLFTRNMTGGRGFIALAALIFGKWHPVGAFLACLLFGLAEAISDQMQGVVPIPVQFIQIIPYVLTMVVLAGFIGRATPPRAIGIPYTKEK; encoded by the coding sequence ATGCTAAAAACCATCGTCAACCTATCGCTGCTCGCGTCGATGGTACGATACGCGACGCCGCTGACGCTCGCCTCGCTTGGCGGCATGTTCTCCGAGCGTGGCGGAGTCATCAACATCGGGCTCGAAGGCATAATGCTGGCCGGCGCGTTTACCGCGGCGGCGGTGACAGTAAAGGTAGGAAATCCTTGGATCGGGCTCCTGTGCGCGGCGGCGGCGGGCTTGCTCGTTGCGCTCATTCACGCGGTGGCTTCGATCCAGTTCAAAGCCGATCAGGTAGTCGTCGGCACCGCAATCAACATTCTGTTCCTGGGGGTGCCGCCGCTTGTGTCGGGCGCGCTTTTCGAATCGACGGGCTCAACGCCTCAGCTCCCGCGCGGCCAAACCCTGCCCGAATGGCACATTCCGTTGATCGATCATGTTCCTGTGCTGAAGCAACTGCTCTCCGGACTCACGCCCATCTCTTACCTGGCGTTCGCGCTGGTTCCGATCAGCTATTACGTTTTATTCCGTACGCGATTCGGCTTGCGGCTCCGCGCGGTCGGGGAGAACCCTGAAGCCGCGGACACCGCCGGCGTGAGTGTCTATCGCCTCCGTTATGCCGGAGTGCTGTTGAGCGGCGTGCTCGCGGGCATCGGCGGCGCTTATCTTTCGATCGCGCAGAATTCTCTGTTCACTCGCAACATGACCGGAGGCCGCGGCTTCATCGCGCTGGCCGCTTTGATATTCGGCAAGTGGCATCCGGTTGGCGCGTTTCTGGCGTGCTTGTTGTTCGGTTTAGCCGAAGCGATTTCCGATCAGATGCAAGGCGTGGTGCCCATCCCGGTTCAGTTCATTCAAATAATTCCCTACGTGCTGACGATGGTTGTGCTGGCAGGGTTCATCGGCAGAGCAACGCCGCCTCGGGCAATCGGCATACCTTACACAAAGGAGAAATAA
- a CDS encoding glycosyltransferase family 39 protein: MSAEGRSRKQKAEGRRQKAEGRKQKAEGRRQKAEGRRQKAEGRLAMRQVTTSPSIDSSTSSKERLSEILSVAAVLAMAAGVYAVLFNRANVLSHSIGYNLYASERVLEGGVPYRDFHTLYPPAIFYLNAALFKWLGVSLSTALLGVLIFKVLTVAVIYSSGRQVMPRVWALAAALSSLLWLRPNGPFKSVPMHYGALLLALAMCLLLKHQRSQKPLEILLAGASLGLLALFKHNIGAYALAGSVVFLVFEDRGVVRQASVRRGPSAALQRLSDKLKSAGQRNYRRALLLLIGFAAAIAPALVYMQMNDALARMMRTLLFGPGEFLLSRLAIPLSPVAPALLAAALAATAYAAHRLRSRPAIAAGLWLILIAAISFFVLRGNQADVNQIIFYLPMLVLGCGFAIAVFTNTFAAAERRALLILFIFSAAALMELFPRFAREQTIAAMPFVVLFLFCLLYLLRPAITALAGGTMQYRLALVALPLTFSLIEGRLFFNTYFDGNLRFKAAARVNIERGRGVYFPAATAAMIDDAVNYIQQRVPPGGYVFAQSDAGTSLLFLSNRRNASNAQFWIGVGVTQEERAATLERIDKNQTKLIITSDEVLAAEKYEPMRDYIERNFKPSVRFDDVLILER, encoded by the coding sequence AGCACGTCAAGCAAAGAACGGCTCAGTGAAATTCTGAGCGTCGCCGCCGTGCTTGCGATGGCGGCCGGGGTCTATGCTGTTCTGTTCAATCGCGCGAACGTTCTATCTCATTCGATCGGCTACAACCTCTACGCGTCGGAGCGAGTGCTTGAAGGCGGCGTGCCCTACCGGGACTTTCATACGCTCTATCCGCCGGCGATATTCTATCTGAACGCCGCTCTGTTCAAATGGCTTGGCGTCTCGCTCTCCACCGCGCTGCTCGGCGTGCTGATCTTCAAAGTGCTGACGGTTGCGGTGATTTACTCGAGCGGCCGGCAGGTGATGCCCAGAGTCTGGGCGCTCGCAGCCGCGCTTTCTTCGCTTTTGTGGCTGAGACCTAACGGACCATTCAAGTCCGTTCCGATGCACTACGGCGCGCTGCTATTGGCGTTGGCGATGTGCCTGTTGCTGAAGCACCAGCGAAGTCAAAAGCCGTTGGAGATATTACTGGCGGGCGCATCGCTCGGATTGCTCGCGTTGTTCAAGCACAACATCGGAGCTTATGCGCTCGCGGGTTCGGTTGTTTTTCTCGTATTCGAAGATCGCGGCGTTGTCCGGCAAGCTTCAGTTCGTCGCGGGCCGAGTGCGGCGCTTCAACGACTGAGCGACAAACTGAAGTCCGCCGGACAGCGGAACTATCGTCGCGCGCTTCTCTTGTTGATCGGCTTTGCCGCGGCGATTGCTCCGGCGCTGGTCTACATGCAGATGAACGATGCGCTTGCGCGGATGATGAGGACTCTGCTTTTTGGACCCGGCGAATTCCTTTTGAGCAGACTGGCCATTCCGCTATCGCCGGTTGCGCCCGCTCTTTTGGCCGCGGCTCTGGCAGCGACCGCGTACGCCGCGCACAGGCTTCGAAGCCGTCCGGCCATCGCTGCCGGTCTCTGGTTGATCTTGATTGCGGCTATCTCTTTTTTCGTGTTGCGCGGAAATCAAGCGGACGTCAATCAGATCATCTTCTACCTGCCGATGCTTGTGCTCGGTTGTGGCTTCGCGATCGCTGTCTTCACCAACACATTCGCGGCGGCCGAGCGGCGCGCGCTGTTGATCCTCTTCATCTTCTCAGCAGCCGCGTTGATGGAGCTGTTCCCGCGCTTCGCACGCGAGCAGACCATCGCCGCAATGCCCTTCGTAGTGCTGTTCCTGTTTTGCTTGCTCTATCTGTTGAGGCCGGCGATAACAGCACTCGCCGGCGGGACGATGCAGTATCGGCTAGCGCTCGTCGCGCTGCCATTGACATTCTCGTTGATAGAAGGGCGGTTGTTCTTCAACACTTATTTTGACGGCAATCTTCGCTTCAAAGCCGCTGCTCGAGTCAACATCGAGCGGGGCCGTGGCGTGTACTTTCCGGCGGCGACTGCCGCTATGATCGACGACGCTGTAAACTACATCCAGCAGCGCGTGCCGCCAGGCGGATATGTGTTCGCGCAATCGGATGCGGGAACGTCTCTCTTATTCCTTTCCAATCGCAGGAACGCATCGAACGCGCAGTTCTGGATCGGCGTCGGAGTGACGCAAGAGGAACGCGCCGCGACGCTGGAGCGAATTGACAAGAACCAGACTAAACTGATAATCACCAGCGACGAAGTGCTCGCAGCCGAAAAATACGAACCGATGCGCGACTACATCGAGCGAAACTTCAAGCCCAGCGTACGCTTCGACGACGTGCTGATCCTGGAGAGATGA